ATGATGTGGATGACGATGGACGCCAACTGCGGCCACCGCGACGCCTTTTTCGCTTCCGGAACCCCCAGCAGCATGCCCTATCTTAGACGCGCCTCCCCGTCCGCCGGATAGTGTTTATGAAGACGCGTACATCGCGATCACCCGCTCGATGGCCCGTCGGCACACCGCGCAGAACCTCTCATACCTCGTGAACATGATGCAATTCTCCTGGGGGCGGAAGTAGCCCTTGGCCTCGTAGTTGGCGCCCTCGAAAGCGCCGACCTTGCCGGCGTACTGGTCAGTCGAGAGCATGTCGTCTTCTTTCTTGCGCTCCTCGTGGAAGAGCGCGGTCATCTCCGATTCCGGGCGGTTCTGGGCGCGGAGTTGGCGGCGGCGCTGCTGCACCTCGCGCTGCATCGCCTCGAATTGCTCCTTCTTCCACGGCGTGGGCAGCGGCGTGCCGGACTCGACCAGGTCCTTCCATTTGAGCTTGCTGGGATCGAGCAGGGCGCTCACGTTGGGCTCCCAGGGCTCGATCTTCACCGCCGGCGGCAGGTAGGCGACGTCGCTGGTGTAGTACTCGTCGGCCAGGGCGGCGAAGTGGTGCCCGAACTCGTGCACGAACACGTAGGGCGAATTGGGATTGTCGGCGGCCACCGTGCTGTACAGGTTGAAGATGCCGCCGCCGCCGTAGGGCTTGTCGTTCATCAGCACCTCGATGAACTCGTAAGGCGCGAACTGGGCCACGTCGCGCAGGGCCCGGTTGTCGAAGACCAGGGCGTAGCGCTCGGTGCCGAAGGCGTCGTAGCTGGCCCCGATGGGCGAGCGCTTGTAGATCCCGCTGGATGGCCGGGAGACGCCGGACTCGGCCGCCGCCGGACACAGCCCCCAGACGTTGAAGTCGCGCTGGTGTTCCTTGAAGGGCGAGGTGGCGAACAGGATGGCCATCAGGCGGCGCGCGTCCTTCTCGAACTTGGGCAGCTCGGCGGCGGTGTAGCCGTCGCCCAGGATGAGGAAGTCCACTTTGCTCGCGGGGTCGCCGGATTTCTGCAACTCGATCAGCTTGCCCGGCGGCTTGGGTCGCGAGCGGTCCACGAACTTGTCCTTGGGATCGACCTCGATGCTCCACACTTCGCGGAAGGCGTTCTGCTTGTCGCGCTCCTTGAGCACGATCTGCACCGGCGCCTCGGGCGCGGGAAAGCGCAGCGATTCG
This genomic interval from Terriglobales bacterium contains the following:
- a CDS encoding IgA Peptidase M64 → MTRRIVVALVLLCSVAWAQPRTMRLDYYHSGNATQEMFSLDRVVLEPLSWPGDLKKTIDDSNLGKYFFEVRDRASGRVLYSRGFASIYGEWETTGEATKINRTFSESLRFPAPEAPVQIVLKERDKQNAFREVWSIEVDPKDKFVDRSRPKPPGKLIELQKSGDPASKVDFLILGDGYTAAELPKFEKDARRLMAILFATSPFKEHQRDFNVWGLCPAAAESGVSRPSSGIYKRSPIGASYDAFGTERYALVFDNRALRDVAQFAPYEFIEVLMNDKPYGGGGIFNLYSTVAADNPNSPYVFVHEFGHHFAALADEYYTSDVAYLPPAVKIEPWEPNVSALLDPSKLKWKDLVESGTPLPTPWKKEQFEAMQREVQQRRRQLRAQNRPESEMTALFHEERKKEDDMLSTDQYAGKVGAFEGANYEAKGYFRPQENCIMFTRYERFCAVCRRAIERVIAMYASS